A region from the Candidatus Cloacimonadota bacterium genome encodes:
- the dacB gene encoding D-alanyl-D-alanine carboxypeptidase/D-alanyl-D-alanine-endopeptidase yields MNNKSLVGHRSQAGPGYLKAWLLLALLAILSAVLSGQNLDAQALDSALDKLMGSSLVKGASVAVAFYAPGDSSLIYGYRADKELMPASLQKLYTGIGALSAFGPEHRFQTLIGTNGDVLDGVLRGDLVVRGGGDPTWMDDFYPEGPHRVFELWADSLKARGIRKVSGDLIGDISLYPTYPCNPHWEAHNLPYGFSPGVGALSFNANLVRFDLKGSSKAGNKAKASPRHGYNYFQINNQITTVAQKGTAGIWLQVSKDNRSVTLKGKLGVNTPEYLTAAVRNPPLFTLQMLRKTLSRKGLAISGKTTLEEDPAAHDSLGVLFGFDSFPLRDILGVMLKTSSNMLAENLLCNIGAGVDSGAVWVEELLAARGIPTNGFHITDGSGLARQNRCTASHLGLTLSHACHQDWFDIFLNSLAFPGEEGTLRKRFTELKGKSRLWGKTGTLRDVSNLAGYLRAADGELYAFVIICNNVSSIANAKKWHARVCNTLLRYSGN; encoded by the coding sequence ATGAACAATAAATCGCTTGTTGGACACAGGTCTCAGGCTGGCCCCGGATATCTCAAGGCTTGGCTGCTGCTGGCTTTGCTCGCCATTCTGTCCGCCGTGTTATCCGGGCAAAACCTGGATGCCCAAGCCCTCGATTCCGCGCTGGACAAGCTGATGGGCTCTTCGCTGGTGAAGGGTGCCAGCGTCGCGGTGGCTTTTTACGCGCCCGGGGACAGCAGCCTGATCTACGGATACAGGGCCGACAAGGAACTGATGCCCGCCTCGCTGCAAAAGCTTTACACCGGCATCGGCGCGCTGTCGGCCTTCGGTCCCGAACACCGCTTCCAAACGCTGATCGGCACCAACGGCGACGTTCTGGACGGGGTTTTACGGGGCGACTTGGTGGTCAGGGGTGGCGGCGATCCCACCTGGATGGATGATTTCTATCCGGAGGGGCCCCACCGGGTTTTCGAGCTTTGGGCCGATTCCCTGAAAGCGCGGGGCATCAGAAAGGTCAGCGGCGATCTGATCGGAGACATCAGCCTTTATCCCACATATCCCTGCAATCCGCATTGGGAGGCCCACAACCTGCCCTACGGCTTTTCGCCGGGGGTGGGCGCCCTCTCTTTCAACGCCAATTTGGTGCGCTTCGACCTCAAAGGCTCCTCCAAGGCGGGAAACAAGGCCAAAGCGAGTCCCCGCCACGGCTACAACTATTTCCAGATCAACAATCAGATCACCACCGTGGCGCAGAAAGGCACCGCCGGCATCTGGCTGCAGGTTTCCAAAGACAACCGCAGCGTAACCCTGAAGGGAAAGCTGGGCGTCAACACTCCGGAATATCTCACCGCGGCGGTGCGCAATCCGCCCCTCTTCACACTGCAGATGCTGCGCAAAACCCTCTCCCGCAAAGGCCTGGCCATATCGGGAAAAACCACTCTGGAAGAAGATCCCGCCGCGCATGACAGCCTCGGCGTCCTCTTCGGGTTCGACTCTTTCCCGCTGCGCGATATCCTGGGCGTGATGCTGAAAACCAGCTCCAACATGCTCGCCGAAAACCTGCTCTGCAACATCGGCGCGGGTGTGGACAGCGGCGCGGTCTGGGTGGAGGAATTGCTCGCGGCAAGGGGCATCCCGACAAACGGTTTCCACATCACCGACGGCTCCGGACTGGCCCGCCAAAACCGTTGCACCGCCTCGCATCTGGGCCTCACTCTCAGCCATGCCTGCCATCAGGATTGGTTCGACATCTTTCTCAACAGCCTGGCTTTCCCCGGCGAGGAGGGCACTTTGCGCAAAAGGTTCACCGAACTCAAAGGCAAGAGCCGCCTCTGGGGAAAAACCGGCACCCTGCGCGATGTGAGCAACCTGGCCGGCTATCTGCGCGCCGCGGATGGCGAACTCT